A window of the Cystobacter fuscus genome harbors these coding sequences:
- a CDS encoding agmatinase family protein, which translates to MPAAFDPSAAAPQDSGIFGLPHTPEEAHVVLIPVPFEATTSYGGGTSDGPSAVLQASRQVDLFDVETGRPYERGIALLPEPEQWRAWNTRAKERAVPIIEAGGIDASQPELMAASAEVNGLCEQLHEAVYQTAKEWLGKGKRVGAVGGDHSISYGIIRAHAEKYPGLGVLHLDAHADLRDAYEGFAWSHASIMHNVAERIPGVKSLVQVAIRDMSEDEHRYIESSGGRVKAFFDTELQRKRFDGIPWNRQVDEIVQQLPQLVYLSFDIDGLDPTLCPHTGTPVPGGLSFPEAVALISGVVRSGRTIVGFDLTEVAPDPEGGEWDGNVGARLLYKMIGWMLKSERP; encoded by the coding sequence ATGCCCGCCGCCTTCGATCCCAGCGCCGCCGCTCCCCAGGACTCCGGCATCTTCGGCCTCCCCCACACTCCCGAGGAGGCCCACGTCGTCCTCATCCCCGTGCCCTTCGAGGCCACCACCAGCTATGGCGGAGGCACCTCGGACGGTCCCTCGGCCGTGCTCCAGGCCAGTCGGCAGGTGGACCTCTTCGACGTGGAGACCGGCCGTCCCTACGAGCGGGGCATCGCCCTGCTGCCCGAGCCCGAGCAGTGGCGCGCCTGGAACACCCGCGCCAAGGAGCGCGCCGTGCCCATCATCGAGGCGGGAGGCATCGATGCTTCCCAGCCCGAGCTCATGGCCGCTTCCGCGGAGGTCAACGGCCTGTGCGAGCAGCTTCACGAGGCGGTGTACCAGACGGCGAAGGAGTGGCTCGGCAAGGGCAAGCGGGTGGGAGCCGTGGGCGGAGACCACTCCATCTCCTACGGCATCATCCGGGCGCACGCGGAGAAGTACCCCGGCCTGGGCGTGCTGCACCTGGATGCGCACGCGGACCTGCGCGACGCGTACGAGGGCTTCGCCTGGTCGCACGCCTCCATCATGCACAACGTGGCCGAGCGCATTCCCGGGGTGAAGAGCCTCGTGCAGGTGGCCATCCGTGACATGAGCGAGGACGAGCACCGCTACATCGAGTCCTCGGGTGGACGCGTGAAGGCCTTCTTCGACACGGAGCTCCAGCGCAAGCGCTTCGATGGCATTCCGTGGAACCGCCAGGTGGATGAGATCGTCCAGCAGCTCCCCCAGCTGGTGTACCTGTCCTTCGACATCGACGGCCTGGATCCCACGCTGTGCCCGCACACGGGGACGCCGGTGCCGGGCGGACTGTCCTTCCCCGAGGCCGTGGCGCTCATCTCCGGGGTGGTGCGCTCGGGCCGGACCATCGTCGGGTTCGATCTCACCGAGGTCGCCCCGGATCCCGAGGGCGGCGAGTGGGACGGCAACGTGGGCGCCCGGCTGCTCTACAAGATGATCGGCTGGATGCTGAAGTCCGAGCGGCCGTAG
- a CDS encoding GH92 family glycosyl hydrolase, translating to MRLGMFCAVGALLGAMSGAARAAAPSAYDAVDPFIGTGGKGHTFPGAVAPFGMVQLSPDTDVRPFKQSYDWAAGYRHDDPTILGFSHTHFSGAGHSDLGDVLLTPFSGTVKLDPGEADKPGSGYRSRFSHDGEIARPGYYAVTLSDSRVRAELTAGLRTGMHRYTFEGKAAAGVLLDLRSSIYNYPGKVLWSRVRVANDGTVTGYRETRGWAPGRKLFFAIRFNKPLISHALHDRDEAIVYKGFRQPGRGPADRAQLEGRALEGVFEFGELDGPLIVKVAISAVSEDNALLNLDSEQAGFDFEALRGATRAAWEQALGAVELDAPAPMRTSVYTALYHSLIAPSVFTDADGRYRGPDDQVHKAEGFTFHSTFSLWDTFRAEHPLLLLVQPEKRNSDMVNSLLASQRHSPYGILPVWQFHGLETWTMIGYHSVPVIADAWLKGIRGFDANAALDAMVKSATYAPYGGLGDYMSLGFVPIDREPEAASKTVEYAYDDWTIARLARALGKEDIARTFEARAGNWRNTFDAKSGFIRARRADGAFRTPFDPTAINYGSDYTEGNAWQYSWFVPQDLGGLIKAMGGDAAVVKKLDAMFEYDISKLDYSHAEDIAGLIGQYIHGNEPSHHVAYMYSFAGAPWRTQARLKQIVDSQYKPTPDGLSGNDDLGQMSSWLVFTALGFYPVTPGSNEYVIGRPFVERAALNLPNGKRFTVTAEGLSEANPYVGKVSLNGRPLERGFLRHEELLAGGSLHFVMQAKPNTSWATKPQARPMSRAP from the coding sequence ATGCGGCTTGGGATGTTCTGCGCGGTGGGTGCCCTGCTGGGGGCGATGAGCGGTGCGGCGAGGGCGGCGGCCCCGTCCGCCTATGACGCGGTCGATCCGTTCATTGGAACGGGCGGCAAGGGCCACACCTTTCCCGGCGCGGTCGCGCCCTTCGGCATGGTGCAGCTCAGCCCCGACACCGACGTGCGTCCATTCAAGCAGAGCTACGACTGGGCCGCCGGGTATCGCCACGATGATCCGACGATCTTGGGCTTCTCGCATACCCACTTCTCCGGCGCGGGCCACTCGGACCTGGGTGACGTGTTGCTCACCCCGTTCTCGGGCACGGTGAAGCTGGATCCAGGCGAGGCCGACAAGCCGGGTTCGGGCTACCGCTCGCGCTTCAGCCACGACGGGGAGATCGCCCGGCCGGGCTACTACGCCGTTACCTTGTCGGACTCGCGCGTGCGCGCCGAGCTGACGGCGGGGCTGCGCACCGGGATGCACCGCTACACCTTCGAGGGCAAGGCGGCGGCGGGCGTGCTGCTGGATCTGCGCTCGTCCATCTACAACTACCCGGGCAAGGTGCTGTGGTCGCGCGTGCGTGTGGCGAACGATGGCACGGTGACCGGCTATCGCGAAACGCGCGGCTGGGCCCCCGGGCGCAAGCTCTTCTTCGCCATCCGCTTCAACAAGCCGCTCATCTCCCATGCCCTGCACGATCGCGACGAGGCGATCGTCTACAAGGGCTTCCGCCAGCCGGGGCGAGGCCCCGCGGACAGGGCGCAGCTCGAGGGCCGCGCGCTGGAGGGCGTCTTCGAGTTCGGCGAGCTGGATGGACCGCTCATCGTCAAGGTCGCGATCTCGGCGGTCAGCGAGGACAACGCCCTGCTCAATCTGGACAGCGAACAGGCCGGCTTCGACTTCGAGGCCCTGCGTGGTGCCACCCGCGCGGCCTGGGAGCAGGCGCTGGGGGCGGTGGAGCTCGACGCGCCCGCGCCCATGCGCACCAGCGTCTATACCGCCCTCTATCACAGCCTGATCGCCCCCAGCGTGTTCACCGACGCCGATGGCCGCTATCGCGGCCCGGATGATCAGGTGCACAAGGCCGAGGGTTTCACCTTCCACTCGACCTTCTCCCTATGGGACACCTTCCGGGCCGAGCACCCGCTGCTGCTCCTGGTCCAGCCGGAGAAGCGCAACAGCGACATGGTGAATTCGCTGCTCGCCTCCCAGCGGCACAGCCCCTACGGCATCCTGCCCGTCTGGCAGTTCCACGGGCTCGAGACCTGGACGATGATTGGCTATCACTCCGTGCCGGTGATCGCCGATGCCTGGCTCAAGGGCATCCGGGGCTTCGACGCGAACGCCGCGCTGGACGCCATGGTCAAGAGCGCGACCTACGCTCCCTATGGAGGGCTCGGGGACTACATGTCCCTGGGCTTCGTCCCCATCGACAGGGAGCCGGAGGCCGCGTCCAAGACCGTCGAGTATGCCTATGACGACTGGACCATCGCCCGCCTGGCCCGAGCCCTGGGCAAGGAGGACATCGCCCGGACCTTCGAGGCCCGCGCGGGCAACTGGCGCAACACCTTCGATGCCAAGAGCGGCTTCATCCGTGCCCGCCGGGCGGACGGGGCCTTCCGCACGCCCTTCGATCCCACCGCCATCAACTATGGCAGCGACTACACCGAGGGCAATGCCTGGCAGTATTCCTGGTTCGTGCCGCAGGACCTGGGTGGTTTGATCAAGGCCATGGGCGGTGACGCGGCGGTCGTCAAGAAGCTCGACGCCATGTTCGAGTACGACATCTCGAAGCTGGACTACTCGCACGCCGAGGACATCGCCGGGCTGATTGGCCAGTACATCCATGGCAACGAGCCCAGCCACCATGTCGCGTACATGTATTCTTTCGCCGGGGCTCCGTGGCGCACCCAGGCCCGGCTCAAGCAGATCGTCGACAGCCAGTACAAGCCCACGCCGGACGGGCTGTCGGGCAATGACGATCTGGGCCAGATGTCCTCCTGGCTGGTCTTCACTGCGCTCGGCTTCTATCCCGTCACGCCCGGCTCGAACGAGTATGTCATTGGCCGTCCCTTCGTGGAGCGCGCGGCGCTGAACCTGCCCAATGGCAAGCGCTTCACCGTGACGGCCGAGGGCTTGTCGGAGGCCAATCCCTATGTCGGCAAGGTGTCGTTGAACGGCCGCCCGCTGGAGCGTGGCTTCCTCCGGCACGAGGAACTCCTGGCGGGAGGAAGCCTGCACTTCGTCATGCAGGCGAAGCCCAATACTTCCTGGGCGACCAAACCCCAGGCGAGGCCGATGAGCAGGGCCCCGTAG
- a CDS encoding SapB/AmfS family lanthipeptide, protein MCSSAQESRRLNPYLLISTFSNSPWWRVERRLVLNNVLALQKLPADTGGEAVGGDSADGGQEATASNLSLLDCEASSSLSLLLC, encoded by the coding sequence ATGTGTTCTTCGGCCCAGGAGTCCCGGCGGTTGAATCCGTATCTTCTCATCAGTACGTTCAGCAACTCGCCATGGTGGCGAGTTGAAAGGCGGTTGGTCTTGAACAACGTCCTCGCATTGCAGAAGCTCCCCGCGGATACAGGTGGGGAAGCAGTTGGAGGCGACTCGGCGGATGGAGGGCAGGAGGCCACTGCCTCCAACCTCAGCTTGCTTGATTGTGAAGCAAGTTCGAGCTTGAGTCTCCTCTTGTGTTAG
- the lanKC gene encoding class III lanthionine synthetase LanKC — MRGIERRARENIHLFTLLHPERYESLDAYQSKSAGFRELLVRLLPASWTIGRKSGIWCEAQPPEPSFPDTGFKIHVSTAHDRARELLTTVVPLLVAERVAFKVLVDEFVLDLSNSHMWARGASGKFITLYPADVGQLKRLLEQLHGVTKDFVGPYILSDKRYKGSHVLFYRYGAFRGLRHLNAYGEQVPHLRMTDGRLLPDPRPPFFTLPPGVIDPFPDDDQGATEEPLLHGRYKALSAMSSSSKGGVYRCLDLTSRAEVVLKEARPLVNRGRKNPCDAVDCLENEYRILKRLEATGLAPRALDFFQDWEHSFLVMELARGRKLSAHIASGQLSLLASPTPGVDEVRRFGETFLAVSRKLISALRTIHSQGVVIQDISPKNILFDLERDQLTFIDFEAALDLQNPEQGPVIRLFTPGFGVERPAGSVPTFRDDHQALSRVLGDFLYPPTPFFTLAPHQREPMLTHFAQEKGIPEAFVRLIFGIEQDFQRADELLAEAERSLGDIHSARPVTPRRDDDALRESLEGIIRYIVDQIHTGEDPLELPTDYRRFTTNRLSAAYGASGIALFLQRVGRPPPEVFLEALLHEASQIDNQRYAPGLYIGSAGIAWTLLELGWRKEAEALLDVAARSPLLFENADLFYGGGGFGLTNLFFFDRLGDERYLQRAIQVFDTLKPGIQSSARGYFFENNGDVYHGLAHGASGLACFCLKLHQATGRQEHLDAAIRLLDFDLSSAERSNGHPRFRRSRRESVFYPYWHIGSAGIGCVALRFYDVLRDERYAREARSIASSLAGNYSVFPTNFAGMAGLGGFFVDLYRYTGEEVWRTEARRFLERVMLFALDRPAGLVFPGEDLLRVSTDYGTGSAGTGSFIHRLLTGGGIPYLDF; from the coding sequence ATGCGCGGCATCGAGCGGCGGGCACGGGAGAACATCCACCTCTTCACGCTTCTGCATCCGGAGCGCTATGAGAGCCTGGATGCCTATCAATCGAAGAGCGCCGGGTTCCGGGAACTTCTGGTTCGCCTGCTGCCAGCATCCTGGACGATCGGAAGGAAGTCAGGGATCTGGTGCGAGGCCCAACCCCCCGAGCCCTCTTTCCCTGACACCGGCTTCAAGATCCATGTGTCCACGGCGCACGATCGCGCCCGGGAACTCCTGACGACGGTCGTTCCCCTGCTCGTCGCCGAGCGGGTGGCCTTCAAGGTGCTCGTCGACGAGTTCGTGCTCGACTTGAGCAATTCCCACATGTGGGCGCGGGGCGCGAGCGGGAAATTCATCACCCTCTATCCCGCGGATGTCGGTCAGCTGAAGCGGCTCCTGGAGCAACTGCACGGCGTCACGAAGGATTTCGTGGGCCCCTATATCCTGTCGGACAAACGGTACAAAGGCAGCCACGTCCTCTTCTACCGTTACGGTGCGTTCCGGGGCCTGCGGCACCTCAACGCCTACGGAGAGCAGGTGCCCCACCTGCGGATGACCGATGGCCGCCTGCTTCCGGATCCACGCCCCCCCTTCTTCACCCTGCCCCCGGGCGTGATCGATCCCTTCCCGGATGACGACCAGGGGGCCACCGAGGAGCCCCTCCTCCATGGCCGCTACAAGGCGCTCTCGGCCATGAGTTCTTCCTCCAAGGGAGGAGTCTATCGGTGCCTCGATCTGACGTCCCGGGCGGAGGTGGTGCTCAAGGAGGCCCGGCCCCTGGTGAACCGGGGGCGCAAGAATCCCTGCGACGCCGTCGATTGTCTCGAGAACGAGTACCGGATCCTCAAGCGGCTGGAGGCAACGGGACTGGCTCCCCGCGCGCTCGACTTCTTCCAGGACTGGGAGCACAGCTTCCTCGTCATGGAGCTCGCGCGGGGCAGGAAGCTCAGTGCCCACATCGCCTCCGGACAACTGTCCCTCCTCGCGTCGCCCACGCCGGGTGTCGACGAGGTGCGGCGCTTCGGGGAGACCTTCCTCGCGGTGTCCAGGAAGCTCATCTCCGCGCTCCGCACCATCCACTCACAGGGCGTGGTCATCCAGGACATCTCCCCGAAGAACATCCTGTTCGACCTGGAGCGAGATCAGCTCACGTTCATCGACTTCGAGGCCGCGCTCGACCTCCAGAACCCGGAGCAGGGTCCCGTCATCCGGCTGTTCACACCCGGCTTCGGAGTGGAAAGGCCCGCGGGTTCTGTTCCCACCTTCCGGGATGATCACCAGGCCTTGAGCCGGGTGCTCGGTGATTTCCTCTACCCACCGACCCCCTTCTTCACGCTCGCCCCCCACCAACGCGAGCCCATGCTCACGCACTTCGCCCAGGAGAAGGGCATCCCGGAAGCCTTCGTGCGGCTCATCTTCGGAATCGAGCAGGACTTCCAGCGGGCGGACGAGCTGCTGGCCGAGGCGGAGCGGAGCTTGGGGGACATCCACTCGGCGCGGCCAGTCACTCCCCGTCGAGATGACGACGCGTTGCGAGAGTCCCTCGAGGGGATCATCCGCTACATCGTCGACCAGATCCACACGGGGGAGGACCCTCTGGAGCTGCCCACGGATTACCGCCGGTTCACCACCAATCGCTTGAGTGCCGCCTATGGCGCGTCCGGTATCGCGCTCTTCCTCCAACGCGTGGGCAGGCCGCCTCCCGAGGTCTTTCTCGAAGCCCTGCTTCACGAGGCTTCCCAGATCGACAACCAACGCTACGCACCCGGTCTCTACATCGGCAGTGCAGGAATCGCGTGGACGCTGCTGGAGCTGGGGTGGAGGAAAGAGGCCGAGGCGCTCCTGGATGTCGCGGCGCGCTCTCCCCTGCTCTTCGAGAACGCCGATCTCTTCTACGGAGGTGGCGGATTCGGGCTCACGAATCTGTTCTTCTTCGACCGGCTCGGGGATGAGAGGTATCTCCAGCGGGCGATCCAGGTCTTCGACACGCTGAAGCCAGGCATCCAGTCATCCGCACGAGGGTACTTCTTCGAGAACAACGGAGATGTCTACCATGGCCTGGCGCATGGCGCCTCCGGGCTCGCCTGTTTCTGTCTGAAGCTCCATCAGGCGACCGGGCGACAGGAGCACCTCGATGCCGCGATCCGGCTCCTGGACTTCGACCTGTCGAGTGCCGAGCGGAGCAACGGCCATCCACGGTTCCGCCGCTCCCGGAGGGAGTCGGTGTTCTACCCGTACTGGCACATCGGGAGCGCGGGCATTGGCTGTGTCGCGCTGCGCTTCTACGACGTGCTCCGGGACGAGCGGTACGCCCGGGAGGCACGGAGCATCGCGTCATCGCTCGCGGGCAACTACTCCGTGTTTCCCACGAACTTCGCGGGCATGGCGGGCCTGGGGGGATTCTTCGTGGACCTCTATCGGTACACCGGCGAGGAGGTCTGGCGGACGGAGGCCCGGCGGTTCCTGGAGCGGGTGATGCTGTTCGCGCTCGATCGGCCGGCCGGCCTCGTCTTCCCTGGCGAGGATCTCCTCCGCGTCTCCACGGATTACGGCACGGGGTCCGCGGGAACCGGCTCGTTCATCCACCGGCTCCTCACGGGCGGCGGCATTCCATACCTGGACTTCTAA
- a CDS encoding YncE family protein, producing MKARDMALQRDVRKAALTAMLLVGCLLSHEVSASSFTLFESGQVRPLALSPCGTRLFAVNTPDNRLEVFQVLPTGLLHISSVPVGLEPVAVAARSDNEVWVVNHLSDSVSVVDLSPNGHGGSVVRTLLVGDEPRDIVFAGPGRSRAFITAAHRGQNVPFNPQFSTPGIGRADVWVFDAHNLGTSLAGNPLSIVTLFSDTPRALAATPDGSRVYAAAFHSGNRTSIVHEILVPNGGESVGGVPGPNVNFEGKPAPETGVLVKFNGTDWLDSLGRSWTDKVRFSLPDKDVFVIDATANPPAQLSGPSGYYSGVGTILFNMAVNPVSGKVYVSNTEARNDLRFEGPGTFAGSSLRGHLHESRISVLGSSGVAPRHLNKHINYGICCAALPNAENDKSLAQPLGMVVTTDGATLYVAAFGSSKLGVYSTAALEADTFVPDTANQIPLSGGGPTGMVLDETNGRMYVLTRFDNAISVVNTATKQEVAHLPLFNPEPPSVVAGRPYLYDARKSSSHGDSSCASCHIFGDFDSLDWNLGNPDAAYKLNKNPIATTPPEFGTDPTFGQDPNFHPVKGPLATQSLRGMANHGPMHWRGDRSGADTATNAQPDSGAFNETEAFKQFNPAFMDLLGRSAQLTPAEMQRFSEFILQVVYPPNPVRNLDNSLTSAQQAGRDFFFNTTSFFHGPCQSCHRLDPNANPSAGPFKGFFGTDGSSAFVATAIFPKTPHLRNLYQKIGMFGVAYPFGFLPPDPFMGDQIRGFGFNSDGSIDTMMRFNSGFDHDPIFNSVGIPNTPAGHQAKLDMAEFLLAFDTNLAPIVGQQVTLTPINALVAGPRVNLLMARANVGECDLVVKGRDAQKEVGFLYMGNGQFKSDQQSVPLVADAALRLLVTTSLGALTYTCTPPGSGQRIGIDRDLDGHLDGDEQTHGTDPANPLSHP from the coding sequence ATGAAAGCCAGAGACATGGCGTTGCAGCGTGATGTGCGGAAAGCGGCCCTGACCGCGATGCTCCTCGTGGGGTGCCTGCTGAGCCACGAGGTGTCCGCGTCATCCTTTACCCTCTTCGAAAGTGGTCAGGTCCGACCGCTCGCCCTCTCGCCCTGTGGCACCCGCCTCTTCGCCGTCAACACCCCGGACAACCGGCTCGAGGTCTTCCAGGTCCTGCCCACGGGCCTGCTCCACATCTCCTCGGTGCCCGTTGGACTGGAGCCCGTCGCGGTGGCGGCGCGCAGTGACAACGAGGTCTGGGTCGTCAATCACTTGTCCGACAGCGTGAGCGTCGTGGACCTCTCCCCGAATGGGCATGGGGGCTCCGTGGTGCGCACCCTGCTCGTGGGCGACGAGCCTCGCGACATCGTCTTCGCCGGACCGGGCAGGAGCCGCGCCTTCATCACCGCCGCCCACCGCGGCCAGAACGTGCCTTTCAACCCCCAGTTCTCCACGCCGGGCATCGGCCGGGCGGACGTCTGGGTGTTCGATGCCCACAACCTGGGCACCTCGCTCGCGGGCAACCCACTGTCGATCGTCACTCTCTTCAGTGATACCCCGCGCGCGCTCGCCGCGACGCCCGATGGCTCGCGCGTCTACGCCGCCGCGTTCCACTCGGGCAACCGCACCAGCATCGTCCACGAGATCCTCGTGCCCAACGGCGGCGAGTCGGTGGGCGGCGTTCCCGGCCCCAACGTCAACTTCGAGGGAAAGCCGGCGCCGGAGACCGGCGTCCTCGTCAAGTTCAATGGCACGGATTGGCTCGACTCGCTGGGCCGCTCCTGGACCGACAAGGTGCGCTTCTCCCTGCCGGACAAGGACGTGTTCGTCATCGATGCCACCGCCAATCCCCCGGCGCAGCTCTCGGGCCCGTCCGGCTACTACTCCGGCGTGGGCACCATCCTGTTCAACATGGCCGTCAACCCGGTGAGCGGCAAGGTGTACGTGAGCAACACCGAGGCCCGTAATGACTTGCGCTTCGAGGGGCCGGGCACCTTCGCCGGCAGCAGCCTGCGCGGCCACCTGCACGAGAGCCGCATCTCGGTGCTCGGCTCCTCGGGCGTCGCGCCCAGGCACCTCAACAAGCACATCAACTATGGCATCTGCTGCGCCGCCCTTCCCAACGCCGAGAACGACAAGAGCCTCGCCCAGCCGCTCGGCATGGTGGTGACCACCGACGGCGCCACCCTGTACGTGGCCGCGTTCGGCTCCTCGAAGCTCGGCGTCTACTCCACCGCCGCGCTCGAAGCCGACACCTTCGTGCCCGACACCGCCAACCAGATCCCCCTGAGCGGCGGCGGCCCCACCGGCATGGTGTTGGATGAAACCAATGGGCGCATGTACGTGCTGACGCGCTTCGACAACGCCATCTCCGTCGTCAACACCGCCACGAAGCAGGAGGTCGCCCACCTCCCCCTGTTCAACCCCGAGCCGCCGAGCGTGGTGGCGGGCCGCCCCTACCTCTATGACGCGCGCAAGAGCTCGAGCCATGGCGACTCGTCCTGCGCGAGCTGCCACATCTTCGGCGACTTCGACAGCCTGGACTGGAACCTGGGCAACCCGGATGCGGCCTACAAGCTCAACAAGAACCCCATCGCCACGACGCCGCCCGAGTTCGGCACCGATCCGACTTTTGGCCAGGATCCCAACTTCCACCCGGTGAAGGGTCCGCTGGCGACCCAGAGCCTGCGCGGCATGGCCAACCACGGTCCGATGCACTGGCGGGGGGACCGCTCCGGCGCGGATACGGCGACGAACGCCCAGCCAGACAGCGGCGCGTTCAACGAAACCGAGGCGTTCAAGCAGTTCAACCCGGCCTTCATGGATCTGCTCGGACGCTCCGCCCAGCTCACCCCGGCGGAGATGCAGCGCTTCTCGGAGTTCATCCTCCAGGTCGTCTACCCGCCCAATCCCGTGCGCAACCTGGACAACTCGCTCACGTCGGCACAGCAGGCGGGCAGGGACTTCTTCTTCAACACCACGAGCTTCTTCCATGGCCCGTGCCAGTCGTGCCACCGGCTGGATCCCAACGCCAACCCCAGCGCGGGTCCCTTCAAGGGGTTCTTCGGTACGGATGGCAGCTCGGCGTTCGTCGCGACGGCCATCTTCCCCAAGACTCCGCACCTGCGGAACCTGTACCAGAAGATCGGCATGTTCGGCGTGGCCTACCCCTTCGGCTTCCTCCCTCCGGACCCCTTCATGGGCGATCAGATCCGTGGCTTCGGCTTCAACAGCGACGGCTCGATCGACACGATGATGCGCTTCAACAGCGGATTCGACCACGATCCCATCTTCAACTCGGTCGGCATCCCGAACACGCCCGCGGGCCACCAGGCCAAGCTGGACATGGCGGAGTTCCTCCTCGCCTTCGACACCAACCTGGCGCCCATCGTCGGGCAGCAGGTGACGCTCACCCCCATCAACGCGCTCGTGGCCGGCCCCCGCGTCAACCTCCTGATGGCACGCGCGAACGTCGGCGAGTGCGATCTGGTGGTCAAGGGCCGCGACGCCCAGAAGGAAGTGGGCTTCCTTTATATGGGCAACGGGCAGTTCAAGAGCGACCAGCAATCCGTGCCCCTCGTGGCCGACGCCGCCCTCCGCCTGCTGGTGACCACGAGCCTGGGGGCGCTGACCTACACCTGCACGCCGCCGGGCTCGGGCCAGCGCATCGGTATCGATCGCGACCTCGACGGGCACCTGGACGGAGATGAGCAGACCCACGGGACCGATCCCGCCAACCCCCTCAGCCATCCCTGA
- a CDS encoding DUF6249 domain-containing protein: MKSQLLTLCLLAALPGGAWAQSEAQAPAVPPPAVPMPPQLAAQRQQAEERRNALEAQRQQAEEHRNALEAQRQELEADIQRLESEARQIDPEARLDSNQLFALLQERERRMSSQADSDVAPAIISISLFSCLLTGFLAWLVANNRKSHLLHQTVRMMVEKGAEIPQGLLAPPPKKPSDLRRGIILSATGVGLTIFLAALPHSDGAWGVGVTLFFLGLGHLLVWRLQQGRGALASHLSPESPL; encoded by the coding sequence ATGAAATCCCAGTTGCTCACCCTGTGTCTCCTGGCCGCCCTCCCGGGAGGGGCCTGGGCCCAGTCCGAAGCTCAAGCTCCCGCGGTCCCCCCTCCCGCCGTGCCGATGCCCCCACAGCTCGCGGCTCAGCGTCAGCAGGCGGAGGAGCGCCGCAATGCCCTCGAGGCCCAGCGTCAGCAGGCGGAGGAGCACCGCAATGCCCTCGAGGCCCAGCGCCAGGAGCTGGAGGCGGACATCCAGCGGTTGGAGTCCGAGGCCCGGCAGATCGATCCCGAGGCACGTCTCGATTCCAATCAACTCTTCGCACTCCTCCAGGAGCGCGAGCGGCGGATGTCGAGCCAGGCCGATTCCGACGTGGCCCCCGCCATCATCTCCATCTCCCTCTTCAGCTGCCTGCTGACGGGTTTCCTCGCGTGGCTGGTGGCCAACAACCGCAAGAGCCATCTGCTCCACCAGACGGTGCGCATGATGGTGGAGAAGGGGGCGGAGATCCCCCAGGGGCTGCTCGCGCCTCCGCCCAAGAAGCCCTCGGATCTGCGGCGGGGCATCATCCTGTCCGCGACGGGAGTAGGGCTGACGATCTTCCTGGCCGCCCTTCCCCATTCGGATGGCGCGTGGGGCGTGGGGGTGACGCTTTTCTTCCTCGGCCTGGGACACCTGCTCGTCTGGCGCCTGCAGCAAGGCCGCGGCGCGCTCGCGTCGCACCTCTCGCCCGAGTCCCCGCTGTAG
- a CDS encoding RNA polymerase sigma factor, producing MSSPPETPSDTELITRVLVRDDRSAFGELVARHQSAVRALLRRLTGGDVAQADDLAQETFLRAYRGLRGYRGGAKFSSWLYRIACNTYFSQDRSSRNEPLALPTVEEELPSAIHLPDVLLERYDLERALSTLKPRERAALVLTYANELTHEEAAVVLDCPLGTLKTHVARAKEKLRRRFEETP from the coding sequence ATGTCCTCCCCTCCTGAAACCCCTTCGGACACCGAGCTCATCACGCGCGTGCTCGTGCGGGATGACCGGAGTGCCTTTGGCGAGCTGGTGGCGCGGCACCAATCCGCGGTGCGCGCCCTGCTGCGGCGGCTGACCGGGGGAGACGTGGCGCAGGCGGATGACCTGGCGCAGGAGACGTTCCTGCGGGCCTACCGGGGGCTGCGTGGCTACCGGGGCGGGGCGAAGTTCTCCTCCTGGCTCTACCGCATCGCCTGCAACACGTACTTCAGCCAGGATCGGAGCAGCCGGAACGAGCCCCTGGCGCTGCCCACGGTGGAGGAGGAACTACCCTCCGCGATCCACCTGCCGGACGTGCTCCTGGAGCGCTACGATCTGGAGCGGGCGCTCTCCACGCTCAAGCCACGAGAGCGGGCCGCGCTCGTGCTCACCTACGCCAACGAGCTGACCCACGAGGAGGCGGCGGTCGTCCTCGACTGTCCGTTGGGCACGCTCAAGACCCACGTCGCGCGCGCGAAGGAGAAGCTGCGCCGACGATTCGAGGAGACCCCATGA